In Labrus bergylta chromosome 11, fLabBer1.1, whole genome shotgun sequence, one genomic interval encodes:
- the rhbdd1 gene encoding rhomboid-related protein 4 isoform X1 translates to MRNRPRGSHLGLLLLASQLFQVGLDNVPPVTLAVLGLNAYLYLFPAAPLMKACVSVQQAYWFRDWRRLLLSPLHHVDDWHLYFNMASFLWKGISLERRLGGAWFAYLLSVFSLLTGLVYLVLEAGLTELTQDQSYSMVCAVGFSGVLFALKVLNNHYNPGGVTYVMGFPVSNQYASWAELVLIHITSPGTSFVGHLAGILVGLLYTAGPLKAIMKKCAALVTSNGYNSRPGVNFSSSGSSGYRSTGGGYSGYHQYAPNDASPPSSSYSGGMTEEEQLEAAIRNSLNERGQTNQRGAPPPPPYGFHLPPEASAEDIRMRRLRRFDS, encoded by the exons ATGCGGAACCGCCCGAGGGGATCCCATCTGGGCCTGCTGCTCCTGGCCTCCCAGCTGTTCCAGGTGGGCTTGGACAACGTACCCCCCGTCACCCTGGCTGTTCTGGGACTCAATGCGTACCTTTACCTGTTCCCTGCAGCTCCTCTGATGAAG GCCTGTGTGAGTGTCCAGCAGGCGTACTGGTTTAGAGACTGGCGCCGCCTCCTGCTGTCCCCGCTGCACCACGTTGATGATTGGCACCTCTACTTCAACATGGCGTCCTTCCTCTGGAAAGGGATCAGTCTGGAAAGACGTCTGGGTGGAGCCTGGTTCGCCTACCTGCTGTCAGtcttctctctgctcacagGATTGGTCTACCTGGTGCTGGAGGCGGGGCTGACGGAGCTGACCCAGGATCAGTCCTACAGCATGGTCTGTGCTGTTGGCTTCTCAG GCGTCCTGTTCGCGCTGAAGGTGCTCAATAACCATTACAACCCTGGAGGAGTGACGTATGTGATGGGGTTCCCTGTGTCCAATCAATACGCTAGCTGGGCTGAGCTCGTGCTGATCCACATAACTTCACCTGG GACTTCTTTTGTTGGTCACCTGGCAGGTATCCTGGTGGGTCTGCTCTACACAGCTGGACCACTGAAGGCCATCATGAAGAAATGTGCAG CGCTCGTGACATCAAACGGATATAACTCCCGGCCCGGTGTGAACTTCAGCTCTTCAGGCTCTTCAG GCTACAGAAGCACTGGTGGAGGATACTCAGGATACCATCAGTATGCACCCAATGATGCATCACCTCCTTCATCATCTTACTCAGGAGGAATGACGGAGGAAGAGCAGCTCGAGGCAGCCATCAGAAACAGTCTGAATGAGAGGg gacaaaccaatcagagaggagctccgcctcctcctccttacgGTTTCCACCTGCCACCGGAGGCCAGCGCTGAGGATATCAGGATGCGGAGACTGAGGAGGTTTGACAGCTGA
- the rhbdd1 gene encoding rhomboid-related protein 4 isoform X2 yields MRNRPRGSHLGLLLLASQLFQVGLDNVPPVTLAVLGLNAYLYLFPAAPLMKACVSVQQAYWFRDWRRLLLSPLHHVDDWHLYFNMASFLWKGISLERRLGGAWFAYLLSVFSLLTGLVYLVLEAGLTELTQDQSYSMVCAVGFSGVLFALKVLNNHYNPGGVTYVMGFPVSNQYASWAELVLIHITSPGTSFVGHLAGILVGLLYTAGPLKAIMKKCAALVTSNGYNSRPGVNFSSSGSSGYRSTGGGYSGYHQYAPNDASPPSSSYSGGMTEEEQLEAAIRNSLNERGEGEEEGTNQSERSSASSSLRFPPATGGQR; encoded by the exons ATGCGGAACCGCCCGAGGGGATCCCATCTGGGCCTGCTGCTCCTGGCCTCCCAGCTGTTCCAGGTGGGCTTGGACAACGTACCCCCCGTCACCCTGGCTGTTCTGGGACTCAATGCGTACCTTTACCTGTTCCCTGCAGCTCCTCTGATGAAG GCCTGTGTGAGTGTCCAGCAGGCGTACTGGTTTAGAGACTGGCGCCGCCTCCTGCTGTCCCCGCTGCACCACGTTGATGATTGGCACCTCTACTTCAACATGGCGTCCTTCCTCTGGAAAGGGATCAGTCTGGAAAGACGTCTGGGTGGAGCCTGGTTCGCCTACCTGCTGTCAGtcttctctctgctcacagGATTGGTCTACCTGGTGCTGGAGGCGGGGCTGACGGAGCTGACCCAGGATCAGTCCTACAGCATGGTCTGTGCTGTTGGCTTCTCAG GCGTCCTGTTCGCGCTGAAGGTGCTCAATAACCATTACAACCCTGGAGGAGTGACGTATGTGATGGGGTTCCCTGTGTCCAATCAATACGCTAGCTGGGCTGAGCTCGTGCTGATCCACATAACTTCACCTGG GACTTCTTTTGTTGGTCACCTGGCAGGTATCCTGGTGGGTCTGCTCTACACAGCTGGACCACTGAAGGCCATCATGAAGAAATGTGCAG CGCTCGTGACATCAAACGGATATAACTCCCGGCCCGGTGTGAACTTCAGCTCTTCAGGCTCTTCAG GCTACAGAAGCACTGGTGGAGGATACTCAGGATACCATCAGTATGCACCCAATGATGCATCACCTCCTTCATCATCTTACTCAGGAGGAATGACGGAGGAAGAGCAGCTCGAGGCAGCCATCAGAAACAGTCTGAATGAGAGGggtgagggagaagaggaggg gacaaaccaatcagagaggagctccgcctcctcctccttacgGTTTCCACCTGCCACCGGAGGCCAGCGCTGA